From Nitrospirota bacterium, a single genomic window includes:
- the hemE gene encoding uroporphyrinogen decarboxylase, which yields MLKNDRVLRALRREAVDVTPVWIMRQAGRYMPEYRALRAEADFLTLCRTPELAARATLLPIDLLGVDAAIIFSDILIPVQAMGMPLVFSESKGPQLPVPIRDRADIDALKDFDPWTATGFLVASIQETVKALDGRVPLLGFAGAPYTLATYMIEGETSKNFYGIKRVAYQAPDLLHRLLERLTRMVGDYLVAQVEAGADAVQVFDTWAGALSPADYAAFCAPYTARIVETVKKTGVPVILYVNGCATLLEAMADTGVDAISVDWRVELVEARARVGGRVALQGNLDPCVLYAPSDVIRRHARRILDVYGCEPGHVFNLGHGILPDVSVESAKTLVHAVHEASRAIRSS from the coding sequence GGCGCTACATGCCGGAGTATCGCGCGTTACGCGCCGAGGCGGACTTCCTCACCTTGTGTCGGACCCCGGAGCTGGCGGCGCGCGCCACGTTGTTGCCGATCGACTTGCTGGGTGTCGACGCGGCGATCATCTTTTCGGACATCCTCATCCCGGTCCAGGCGATGGGCATGCCGCTGGTCTTCTCCGAGTCCAAGGGCCCTCAGCTTCCGGTTCCCATCCGTGATCGCGCCGACATCGACGCGCTGAAGGACTTCGACCCCTGGACCGCCACCGGGTTTCTGGTCGCCTCGATTCAAGAGACGGTCAAGGCGTTGGACGGACGCGTGCCGCTCTTGGGATTCGCCGGCGCTCCCTACACGCTGGCCACCTACATGATCGAGGGAGAGACGTCCAAGAACTTTTACGGCATCAAACGGGTGGCGTATCAGGCGCCGGATCTTCTCCACCGGCTGCTGGAGCGCCTCACCCGGATGGTGGGGGACTATTTGGTGGCTCAGGTCGAGGCCGGCGCGGATGCCGTGCAGGTCTTCGACACCTGGGCCGGCGCGCTGTCGCCCGCGGATTACGCCGCGTTCTGCGCGCCGTACACCGCGCGGATCGTCGAGACCGTCAAGAAAACGGGCGTGCCGGTGATCTTGTACGTCAACGGCTGCGCCACCCTGCTGGAGGCCATGGCGGACACCGGCGTGGACGCGATCAGCGTGGATTGGCGGGTGGAGCTGGTCGAAGCCAGGGCACGGGTGGGCGGTCGTGTGGCCCTCCAAGGCAACCTCGATCCCTGCGTGCTTTACGCCCCATCGGACGTGATTCGCCGCCACGCACGCCGGATCCTCGACGTGTACGGATGCGAACCCGGCCACGTGTTTAATCTCGGTCACGGAATCCTGCCCGACGTGTCGGTCGAGAGCGCCAAGACGCTCGTCCACGCGGTGCACGAAGCCAGCCGCGCCATCCGATCGTCGTGA
- the hemH gene encoding ferrochelatase: MSGSPDASLTGVVLLNLGGPDTLDDVQPFLRNLFSDPEVIPLPSPFRQLLAWWIAVRRAPTARGYYEKIGGGSPLRRYTEAQASALEKRLAEHGVYKVVVAMRCWKPDTEDAVAELTAVRPQRLVLLPLYPQYSFATTRSSLDYFRTVWARRGRSGVPMVSIDHWYDHPGYLDAMVERITETRHAMPVGDGSPVHLVYSAHGLPLSLIRKGDPYQRQIEDQVRLLTARLPEWASAPGRVSLGYQSRVGRAKWLEPTTESVLHTLGKQGVTRVLVVPLSFVSDHSETLYEIDIQYRQLATEAGIKTFTRMASLNDSPAFIRALADLVLSRR; this comes from the coding sequence GTGAGCGGATCTCCGGACGCTTCCCTGACCGGCGTCGTGCTGCTCAACCTCGGGGGGCCCGACACGCTCGACGACGTCCAGCCGTTTCTCCGGAACCTGTTTTCCGATCCCGAGGTCATTCCCCTTCCGTCCCCGTTCCGTCAGCTCTTGGCGTGGTGGATCGCGGTGCGACGCGCCCCCACGGCGCGCGGCTACTACGAGAAGATCGGCGGCGGATCGCCGCTTCGCCGGTATACCGAGGCGCAGGCGTCGGCGCTGGAAAAGCGGTTGGCGGAACACGGCGTTTATAAAGTCGTGGTCGCGATGCGGTGTTGGAAACCCGACACCGAGGATGCCGTGGCCGAGCTCACGGCTGTCCGCCCGCAGCGACTGGTGCTGCTGCCGTTGTATCCGCAGTACTCGTTCGCGACCACGCGGTCCAGCCTCGACTACTTTCGAACCGTGTGGGCCCGGCGCGGCCGTTCGGGCGTGCCCATGGTCTCCATCGATCATTGGTATGATCACCCGGGCTATCTGGATGCCATGGTCGAACGGATCACCGAGACGCGACACGCCATGCCGGTCGGCGATGGCTCGCCGGTGCACCTGGTGTATTCCGCACACGGGCTTCCCCTGAGTCTGATTCGTAAGGGCGATCCGTACCAACGTCAGATCGAAGACCAGGTTCGACTGCTGACCGCACGGCTTCCCGAATGGGCGTCGGCGCCCGGGCGGGTGTCCCTGGGGTACCAGAGTCGGGTCGGCCGCGCGAAGTGGTTGGAGCCAACGACCGAATCCGTCCTTCACACCCTCGGTAAGCAGGGGGTGACGCGCGTCCTGGTGGTGCCGCTGAGTTTTGTGTCGGATCACTCCGAGACGCTGTACGAAATCGACATCCAGTACCGTCAGCTCGCAACCGAGGCCGGGATCAAGACCTTCACCCGGATGGCGTCGTTGAACGACTCGCCCGCGTTTATCCGCGCGCTCGCCGACCTGGTTTTGTCCCGCCGGTAG
- the hemG gene encoding protoporphyrinogen oxidase: MPSGLIVVIGGGISGLGVAYSLQQAGIPVRLLEAGAEVGGVIRSVRADGFLIECGPNSALNTSLEVERVIERLGLLPERVFALSSARKRFIVKHGVPVPLPTGLWSFMTTPLWSGRAKWRLLGEVFRAPVPPGDESVADFVRRRLGAEFLEYAVDPFVSGVYAGDPEALSLAATFPRLAALERNHGGLIRGAIARIGRSEAPKPVRRGIYSFRDGMAALPRAIGSRLGDALWVNTRSRRIEPMASGFRVHVERGGMAQQIEAARVVVATPAHVAADLLRSLAPGLAEELAAIVYAPVAVVFTAFARTAVTHSLDGFGCLVPRREQDTILGSLWSSSLFPGRSPSDLVALTNFVGGARHPNLVDRSDDELVRLVCEDLARLLGVRSAPVLSRVIRHPRAIPQYLMGHLDRVARIRRALDALPGLALAGNYLEGVAVGDCLARGVELGRRLSR; the protein is encoded by the coding sequence GTGCCCTCCGGCCTGATCGTGGTGATCGGCGGCGGGATTTCTGGCCTTGGCGTCGCCTACTCGTTGCAACAGGCGGGGATCCCCGTGCGGTTGCTTGAAGCGGGTGCGGAGGTCGGGGGCGTGATCCGCAGTGTCCGCGCCGACGGATTCCTGATCGAATGCGGTCCCAACTCAGCGCTCAACACCTCGCTCGAGGTCGAGCGCGTGATCGAGCGGCTCGGGCTGCTCCCCGAGCGCGTGTTCGCGTTGTCGTCGGCCCGCAAACGATTCATCGTCAAGCATGGTGTGCCGGTTCCACTTCCGACTGGATTGTGGTCCTTCATGACCACGCCCCTGTGGAGTGGACGCGCCAAGTGGCGACTGCTCGGCGAGGTGTTCCGGGCTCCGGTTCCTCCAGGCGACGAGTCGGTCGCGGATTTTGTGCGGCGGCGTCTGGGCGCGGAGTTTCTGGAGTACGCGGTCGATCCCTTTGTCTCGGGCGTCTACGCCGGTGATCCCGAAGCCTTGTCGCTGGCCGCGACCTTTCCTCGGCTGGCCGCGCTCGAGCGCAACCATGGCGGACTGATTCGCGGCGCGATTGCCCGGATCGGTCGCTCCGAGGCGCCAAAACCGGTCCGCCGGGGAATCTACTCGTTTCGGGACGGTATGGCTGCGCTGCCTCGCGCCATCGGCTCGCGGTTGGGCGACGCCCTGTGGGTCAATACGCGTAGCCGCCGGATCGAGCCGATGGCCTCAGGGTTTCGCGTCCACGTTGAACGGGGCGGGATGGCGCAGCAGATCGAGGCGGCGCGCGTGGTGGTGGCGACACCGGCACATGTGGCTGCCGACCTCCTCCGGTCTCTGGCTCCAGGCCTTGCTGAAGAGCTCGCTGCGATCGTGTACGCGCCGGTGGCCGTGGTTTTTACCGCGTTTGCCCGGACCGCGGTCACGCACTCGCTCGACGGGTTTGGGTGTTTGGTGCCCCGCCGCGAGCAAGACACCATCCTGGGCTCGCTCTGGAGTTCGTCGCTGTTTCCTGGACGCTCGCCCAGCGACCTGGTGGCGCTCACCAACTTCGTGGGAGGCGCCAGACACCCCAATCTGGTGGACCGTTCCGATGACGAGTTGGTCCGCTTGGTGTGCGAGGATCTCGCGCGACTGCTCGGGGTGCGATCAGCGCCCGTCTTGTCCCGCGTGATTCGCCACCCCCGCGCCATTCCCCAGTACCTGATGGGGCACCTGGATCGGGTCGCGAGGATCCGACGGGCGTTGGACGCGCTTCCTGGTCTGGCGCTGGCTGGCAACTACCTGGAGGGTGTAGCGGTGGGCGATTGTCTCGCGCGCGGCGTGGAGTTGGGCCGACGGCTGAGCCGTTAG
- a CDS encoding CBS domain-containing protein, producing MIPRVPVRKFMSMRIRGVPPSTDAREIARIMADEGIGCLLVEQHGGFVGIVTETDLVRKVLSQPIDPSEVSAESIMSFPIASIDEGSTLETAHELMGSQRVRHLLVTRDGIPVGLISVRSLLDAAYDWALQMNKPQN from the coding sequence ATGATTCCCCGAGTTCCGGTCAGAAAATTCATGTCCATGCGGATCCGCGGCGTACCGCCCTCGACGGATGCGCGCGAGATAGCGCGCATCATGGCCGACGAAGGCATCGGCTGCCTATTGGTGGAACAGCACGGCGGATTCGTGGGGATCGTGACCGAGACCGACCTCGTCCGGAAGGTGTTGAGCCAACCCATTGACCCGTCGGAGGTGTCCGCCGAGTCGATCATGAGCTTCCCCATCGCGTCGATCGATGAGGGCTCGACGCTCGAAACCGCCCACGAACTGATGGGTAGTCAACGCGTCCGCCACTTGCTCGTGACGCGAGACGGCATTCCGGTCGGGCTGATTTCGGTCCGGAGCCTGCTCGACGCCGCGTACGACTGGGCGCTTCAGATGAACAAGCCGCAGAACTAA
- a CDS encoding amidohydrolase family protein, with amino-acid sequence MRAIDFHVHPGTREYLIEGGGKYMADALAYFHKHGPPVTLADMADLYRAADMRAVLLAWDTETTTGLPRVSNDFVADAVRQYPDVFIGFASVDPWKGELAIAELERAVTTLALRGLKLHPIVQAFWPNNRRFYPLWETCARLGVPVMFHTGTTGVGAGVRGGNGLHLKYGNPMPALDDLAADFPSLTIIGAHPSFPWQDEMLAIAVHKTNVYIDLSGWSPKYFSPQLIQYAKTLLQDRTLFGTDYPFLTPEQWLIEFDKLGFKPEVRQKILLDNARRLLAL; translated from the coding sequence ATGCGCGCGATTGATTTTCACGTCCACCCCGGAACCCGGGAGTACCTGATCGAGGGCGGCGGAAAGTACATGGCCGATGCGCTCGCGTATTTTCACAAACACGGCCCGCCCGTGACCCTCGCCGACATGGCGGACCTGTACCGCGCGGCCGACATGCGGGCCGTGTTGTTGGCCTGGGATACCGAAACCACGACCGGGCTCCCGCGCGTGTCCAATGATTTTGTGGCCGACGCGGTCCGCCAATATCCCGACGTCTTCATCGGGTTCGCCAGCGTCGACCCGTGGAAGGGCGAGCTCGCGATCGCGGAGTTGGAACGAGCCGTCACGACGCTGGCGCTGCGGGGTTTGAAGCTCCACCCGATTGTCCAGGCCTTTTGGCCGAACAATCGTCGGTTCTATCCGCTGTGGGAGACCTGTGCGAGATTGGGCGTCCCGGTAATGTTTCATACCGGAACCACCGGTGTGGGCGCCGGCGTCCGCGGCGGCAACGGCTTGCATCTGAAGTACGGCAACCCCATGCCGGCACTCGATGACCTCGCGGCGGACTTCCCGAGCCTGACCATCATCGGGGCGCACCCCTCGTTTCCCTGGCAAGACGAGATGCTGGCCATTGCCGTGCACAAGACCAACGTCTACATCGATCTGTCCGGTTGGTCGCCCAAGTATTTTTCTCCGCAATTGATCCAGTACGCCAAAACGCTGCTGCAGGACCGCACACTGTTCGGCACCGACTACCCGTTTCTGACGCCCGAGCAGTGGCTGATCGAGTTCGACAAACTCGGGTTCAAACCCGAAGTCCGACAAAAGATCCTGCTCGACAACGCTCGCAGACTCCTCGCTCTCTGA
- a CDS encoding CDGSH iron-sulfur domain-containing protein, with translation MDEPVIAQRAPYVKEMTPGTYYWCRCGRSKGQPFCDGSHKATGFSPVETTITEPKRVAWCGCKRTGTQPFCDGTHSRLPR, from the coding sequence ATGGACGAACCCGTGATCGCACAACGCGCACCGTACGTCAAAGAGATGACCCCGGGAACCTACTATTGGTGTCGCTGCGGCCGCTCGAAGGGCCAACCGTTCTGCGATGGCTCCCACAAGGCCACCGGGTTCAGCCCGGTGGAAACGACCATCACCGAACCCAAACGCGTGGCTTGGTGCGGGTGCAAGAGAACCGGGACCCAGCCCTTTTGCGACGGCACGCACTCGCGGCTGCCGCGGTAG
- a CDS encoding metallopeptidase family protein, with amino-acid sequence MTRDEFKRVVATALERIPDEFRMAMQNVQIVLEDWPEPSLMEEVAGDPDEVLYGLYTGTPLPDRGADYANTTPDVIMIYQRPLEEDFPDPEELSHEIEVTLVHEIAHYFGFDEDTIERYGYD; translated from the coding sequence ATGACACGTGACGAGTTCAAGCGCGTGGTCGCCACGGCGCTCGAACGCATCCCGGACGAATTTCGGATGGCCATGCAGAACGTGCAGATCGTGCTGGAGGATTGGCCCGAGCCGTCGCTGATGGAAGAAGTCGCGGGCGATCCGGATGAGGTGCTCTACGGCCTGTACACGGGCACCCCGCTTCCTGATCGCGGCGCCGACTATGCCAACACCACCCCCGACGTCATCATGATCTACCAACGCCCGCTTGAAGAGGACTTTCCCGATCCGGAGGAACTGAGCCACGAAATCGAGGTGACGTTGGTACACGAGATCGCCCACTATTTCGGTTTTGATGAAGACACGATCGAGCGGTACGGATACGACTGA
- a CDS encoding DUF3047 domain-containing protein produces MSQHTGRRRLLAVAAVWWLAPWLFAQSAAYAEIPGTLLEDFASFPQQWKVKNDDPRAAEVYRVASEEAGPYLAANAGPKPGLRIFKYVSWDTRSFPVVSWKWRLKSFPPDKRRSVAFYVSIYRDSFGIPTIVKYLWSTQEPVGTVRSGGFFGATEIVIQSGSAPDPDAWVTARVDAVADFERLYGQAPSPEGVGIGVTVGMGLEADIAEVRVEPRAIN; encoded by the coding sequence ATGTCTCAACACACGGGTCGAAGGCGGCTGCTCGCCGTGGCAGCGGTGTGGTGGCTCGCCCCCTGGCTGTTCGCCCAGAGCGCCGCTTACGCCGAGATCCCGGGAACGTTGCTGGAGGACTTCGCGTCCTTCCCGCAACAGTGGAAGGTCAAGAACGATGATCCCCGCGCCGCGGAGGTCTATCGCGTGGCATCGGAGGAGGCCGGGCCGTACCTTGCGGCGAACGCGGGCCCCAAACCCGGCCTGCGCATCTTCAAATACGTTTCGTGGGATACCCGCAGTTTTCCGGTCGTGAGCTGGAAGTGGCGGCTCAAATCGTTTCCGCCTGACAAGCGACGGTCCGTGGCCTTTTACGTGTCCATCTACCGGGACTCGTTCGGCATTCCCACGATCGTCAAATACCTGTGGAGCACACAGGAGCCGGTGGGCACCGTTCGATCAGGCGGCTTTTTCGGTGCCACCGAAATCGTGATCCAGAGCGGGTCCGCACCGGACCCCGATGCCTGGGTCACCGCACGGGTGGATGCGGTCGCGGACTTTGAGCGACTCTACGGACAAGCGCCCAGCCCCGAGGGAGTGGGAATCGGAGTGACCGTAGGCATGGGGCTCGAAGCCGACATTGCCGAAGTCCGCGTAGAGCCGCGCGCGATCAACTAA